The proteins below are encoded in one region of Streptomyces marianii:
- the ffh gene encoding signal recognition particle protein yields MFDTLSDRLAATFKNLRGKGRLSEADIDATAREIRIALLEADVALPVVRAFIKQVKERALGAEVSQALNPAQQVIKIVNEELIGILGGETRRLRFAKQPPTVIMLAGLQGAGKTTLAGKLGLWLKGQGHSPLLVACDLQRPNAVNQLAVVADRAGVGVFAPQPGNGVGDPVQVAKESIEYAKSKVHDIVIVDTAGRLGIDQEMMQQAADIRDAVSPDEVLFVVDAMIGQDAVNTAEAFRDGVGFDGVVLSKLDGDARGGAALSIAHVTGKQIMFASNGEKLDEFDAFHPDRMASRILGMGDMLSLIEKAEQTFSQAEAEKMAAKLAKGPKEFTLDDFLAQMEQVRKMGSISKLLGMLPGMGQIKDQINNIDERDVDRTAAIIKSMTPGERTDPTIINGSRRARIARGSGVDVSAVKNLVERFFEARKMMSRMAQGGGMPGMPGMPGMGGGPGRQKKKQKQAKGKQRSGNPMKRKAEEQAAQARREQAGQGSPFGLPAGGQGAQDFELPDEFKKFMG; encoded by the coding sequence GTGTTCGACACCCTCTCCGACCGCCTTGCAGCGACATTCAAGAACCTCCGGGGCAAGGGCCGCCTGTCCGAGGCCGACATCGACGCCACGGCACGTGAGATCCGTATCGCGCTGCTCGAGGCCGATGTGGCGCTGCCCGTCGTGCGCGCCTTCATCAAGCAGGTCAAGGAGCGCGCCCTCGGCGCCGAGGTGTCCCAGGCGCTGAACCCCGCCCAGCAGGTCATCAAGATCGTCAACGAGGAGCTCATCGGCATCCTCGGCGGCGAGACCCGCCGGCTGCGCTTCGCCAAGCAGCCGCCCACCGTGATCATGCTGGCCGGTCTCCAGGGTGCCGGTAAGACCACCCTCGCCGGAAAGCTCGGTCTCTGGCTCAAGGGCCAGGGCCACTCCCCGCTGCTCGTCGCCTGCGACCTGCAGCGCCCCAACGCCGTGAACCAGCTGGCCGTCGTCGCCGACCGCGCCGGCGTCGGGGTCTTCGCGCCCCAGCCGGGCAACGGCGTGGGCGACCCGGTCCAGGTCGCCAAGGAGTCGATCGAGTACGCGAAGTCGAAGGTCCACGACATCGTCATCGTCGACACCGCCGGCCGGCTCGGTATCGACCAGGAGATGATGCAGCAGGCCGCGGACATCCGGGACGCGGTCAGCCCCGACGAGGTCCTCTTCGTCGTCGACGCGATGATCGGTCAGGACGCGGTCAACACCGCGGAGGCCTTCCGCGACGGCGTCGGCTTCGACGGCGTGGTGCTGTCCAAGCTGGACGGTGACGCCCGCGGCGGTGCCGCGCTCTCCATCGCGCACGTCACCGGCAAGCAGATCATGTTCGCCTCGAACGGCGAGAAGCTGGACGAGTTCGACGCGTTCCACCCGGACCGCATGGCGTCCCGCATCCTCGGCATGGGCGACATGCTCTCGCTGATCGAGAAGGCCGAGCAGACCTTCAGCCAGGCCGAGGCCGAGAAGATGGCGGCCAAGCTGGCGAAGGGCCCCAAGGAGTTCACGCTCGACGACTTCCTGGCGCAGATGGAGCAGGTCAGGAAGATGGGCTCCATCTCCAAGCTGCTCGGGATGCTGCCGGGCATGGGCCAGATCAAGGACCAGATCAACAACATCGACGAGCGTGACGTCGACCGTACCGCGGCGATCATCAAGTCGATGACGCCCGGCGAGCGGACCGACCCGACGATCATCAACGGCTCGCGCCGGGCCCGTATCGCGCGGGGTTCCGGTGTCGACGTCAGCGCCGTGAAGAACCTGGTGGAGCGGTTCTTCGAGGCCCGCAAGATGATGTCGCGCATGGCGCAGGGCGGCGGCATGCCCGGGATGCCCGGGATGCCCGGCATGGGCGGCGGGCCGGGCCGTCAGAAGAAGAAGCAGAAGCAGGCCAAGGGCAAGCAACGCTCCGGCAACCCGATGAAGCGCAAGGCCGAGGAGCAGGCCGCCCAGGCCCGCCGCGAGCAGGCCGGCCAGGGGAGCCCGTTCGGGCTGCCGGCGGGCGGCCAGGGCGCCCAGGACTTCGAGCTCCCCGACGAGTTCAAGAAGTTCATGGGCTGA
- the trmD gene encoding tRNA (guanosine(37)-N1)-methyltransferase TrmD: MRLDVVTIFPEYLEPLNVSLVGKARARGQLGVHVHDLRDWTYDRHGTVDDTPYGGGPGMVMKTEPWGDALDEVLASGYEAGAHAPALVVPTPSGRPFTQELAVELSERPWLIFTPARYEGIDRRVIDEYATRIPVHEISIGDYVLAGGEAAVLVMTEAVARLLPGVLGNAESHRDDSFAPGAMADLLEGPVYTKPPLWRGRGVPDVLLSGHHGRIARWRRDEAFRRTALHRPDLIERCDPSAFDRKDREILSILGWAPSPDGRFWRRPQAVEE, translated from the coding sequence ATGCGGCTCGACGTCGTCACGATCTTCCCCGAGTACCTGGAGCCGCTGAACGTCTCGCTCGTCGGCAAGGCCCGGGCACGCGGACAGCTAGGCGTCCACGTCCACGACCTTCGGGACTGGACGTACGACCGGCACGGCACCGTCGACGACACGCCGTACGGCGGCGGACCGGGCATGGTCATGAAGACCGAGCCCTGGGGCGACGCGCTGGACGAGGTCCTCGCCTCCGGCTACGAGGCGGGCGCCCACGCACCGGCGCTGGTGGTGCCGACCCCCAGCGGCCGGCCGTTCACCCAGGAGCTCGCCGTCGAGCTGTCCGAGCGGCCGTGGCTGATCTTCACCCCGGCCCGGTACGAGGGCATCGACCGCCGCGTCATCGACGAGTACGCGACCCGCATACCCGTTCACGAGATCTCCATCGGCGATTACGTGCTGGCCGGCGGAGAGGCCGCCGTCCTCGTCATGACGGAGGCCGTCGCACGGCTGCTGCCCGGAGTCCTCGGCAACGCCGAGTCGCACCGCGACGACTCCTTCGCGCCCGGCGCCATGGCCGACCTCCTGGAGGGGCCCGTCTACACCAAGCCGCCGCTCTGGCGCGGCCGCGGTGTCCCGGACGTGCTGCTCAGCGGGCACCACGGCAGGATCGCCCGCTGGCGGCGGGACGAGGCGTTCCGCCGGACCGCCCTGCACAGGCCGGACCTGATCGAGCGCTGCGACCCTTCCGCGTTCGACAGGAAGGACCGGGAGATCCTCTCCATCCTGGGCTGGGCGCCGTCGCCCGACGGGCGATTTTGGCGCAGGCCTCAGGCCGTGGAAGAATAG
- the rpsP gene encoding 30S ribosomal protein S16, with the protein MAVKIKLKRLGKIRSPHYRIVVADSRTRRDGRAIEEIGLYHPTYNPSRIEVDSERAQYWLSVGAQPTEPVLAILKLTGDWQKHKGLPAPEKPLLAPATKEEKRRSFDEFAKALEGEEGKGEAITQKSKKTEKKADEAEAPAESTEA; encoded by the coding sequence GTGGCAGTCAAGATCAAGCTGAAGCGTCTGGGCAAGATCCGTTCGCCTCACTACCGCATCGTCGTCGCCGACTCCCGTACCCGCCGTGACGGCCGGGCCATCGAGGAGATCGGTCTGTACCACCCGACGTACAACCCCTCGCGCATCGAGGTCGACTCGGAGCGTGCCCAGTACTGGCTGTCCGTCGGCGCCCAGCCGACCGAGCCGGTCCTGGCCATCCTGAAGCTCACCGGCGACTGGCAGAAGCACAAGGGCCTGCCCGCCCCGGAGAAGCCGCTCCTCGCCCCGGCCACGAAGGAGGAGAAGCGCCGCTCCTTCGACGAGTTCGCCAAGGCTCTCGAGGGCGAAGAGGGCAAGGGTGAGGCCATCACCCAGAAGTCGAAGAAGACCGAGAAGAAGGCGGACGAGGCTGAGGCTCCCGCCGAGTCCACCGAGGCCTGA
- the lepB gene encoding signal peptidase I — MDTEALHTERDRSSAPETDGSGTGEGSRSVRVHRRLPWRRAGALGGVCAVFLLLLSHFVMQPFLIPSTSMQPALKVGDRVLVNKLAYRFGSEPRRGDVIVFDGTGSFVPEGVEENPVSAAAREGLASLGLAEPSDTDFVKRVVGVGGDRVVCCDKRGRLQVNGVPVDESYLYAGDAPSHVPFDIVVPRGTLWVMGDHRSKSRDSRDHLGEPGGGAVPVDRVVGRADWIGWPLGRWSTLPSTGAFDRVTAPDGAHG, encoded by the coding sequence ATGGACACCGAAGCACTGCACACGGAGCGCGACCGCTCTTCCGCCCCCGAGACCGATGGGTCCGGCACCGGAGAGGGGTCGCGCTCCGTGCGCGTTCACCGGCGGTTGCCCTGGCGGCGAGCCGGCGCGCTGGGCGGCGTCTGCGCCGTGTTCCTGCTGCTCCTCAGCCACTTCGTGATGCAGCCGTTCCTGATCCCCAGCACCTCCATGCAGCCGGCCCTCAAGGTCGGCGACCGCGTGCTGGTGAACAAGCTCGCGTACCGTTTCGGGTCCGAGCCGCGGCGCGGCGACGTGATCGTGTTCGACGGCACCGGATCCTTCGTGCCGGAGGGCGTGGAGGAGAACCCGGTCAGTGCGGCCGCCCGGGAGGGGCTCGCCTCCCTCGGGCTCGCGGAACCGTCCGACACCGATTTCGTCAAACGTGTGGTGGGCGTGGGCGGCGACCGCGTGGTCTGCTGCGACAAGAGGGGAAGGCTCCAGGTGAACGGCGTACCGGTCGACGAGAGCTATCTGTACGCCGGTGACGCCCCGTCCCATGTGCCCTTCGACATCGTCGTGCCGCGGGGCACCCTGTGGGTCATGGGCGACCACCGCAGCAAGTCGCGTGATTCCCGCGACCACTTGGGCGAACCCGGCGGGGGCGCGGTGCCCGTCGACCGGGTGGTCGGGCGCGCGGACTGGATCGGCTGGCCGCTCGGCCGCTGGTCCACGCTGCCTTCGACGGGCGCCTTCGACCGCGTGACCGCGCCGGACGGTGCCCATGGGTAG
- a CDS encoding class I SAM-dependent methyltransferase yields MTPTLVPHHPRTSSALPAEAGARARDWAEIQERMLVPLYEAVYEHLEVGAGTRVLGLGCGSGLALLMASTRGASVTGVDTDRARMALARERLAPEPERGGSGEAPGARLVEGGPEEAADPRGPRFNMITVFQPIGCTAGDSDGLVPALEAAVPLADHGSPVVLAGWGPPERCATSAVLRVASRLTERLRADGGWRQTLRDDLEDVATRAGIRPDGSGRVSCPFGYADLDSAVRGLMSTGLFDAAVRATDPAQVEKEVEEALHPHVRADGTVWMPNVFRYLIARTP; encoded by the coding sequence ATGACACCTACGCTCGTCCCGCACCACCCCCGAACGTCCTCAGCGCTCCCGGCGGAAGCCGGGGCGCGCGCCCGTGACTGGGCCGAGATCCAGGAACGGATGCTGGTGCCGCTCTACGAGGCGGTGTACGAGCACCTGGAGGTCGGGGCCGGCACCCGTGTACTGGGCCTCGGCTGCGGCTCGGGCCTGGCCCTCCTGATGGCATCGACGCGCGGCGCGAGCGTCACCGGAGTCGACACGGACCGGGCGAGGATGGCGCTGGCGCGCGAGCGGCTCGCTCCCGAGCCGGAGCGCGGCGGGTCCGGCGAGGCACCCGGGGCACGGCTGGTCGAGGGCGGACCGGAGGAGGCCGCCGATCCCCGGGGCCCCCGGTTCAACATGATCACGGTTTTTCAGCCGATCGGATGTACGGCCGGCGACTCCGACGGTTTGGTCCCGGCACTGGAGGCAGCAGTTCCGCTCGCTGATCACGGCAGCCCCGTGGTGCTGGCGGGCTGGGGCCCGCCCGAGCGGTGCGCCACCTCGGCGGTACTGCGGGTGGCGAGCAGGCTCACCGAGCGGCTGCGTGCGGACGGCGGCTGGCGGCAGACACTCCGGGACGATCTGGAGGACGTGGCGACCAGGGCGGGGATACGCCCGGACGGCTCGGGCCGGGTGTCGTGCCCCTTCGGCTACGCGGACCTGGACAGCGCCGTGCGCGGCCTGATGTCGACCGGCCTGTTCGACGCGGCGGTAAGGGCGACGGACCCGGCGCAGGTGGAGAAGGAGGTCGAGGAGGCGCTCCATCCGCATGTGCGGGCCGACGGGACGGTGTGGATGCCGAACGTCTTCCGATACCTGATAGCCCGTACACCGTGA
- the ftsH gene encoding ATP-dependent zinc metalloprotease FtsH encodes MANSVPPRDRTDQPWRSEGAPPPTPPRRKPPGGWIGLVATAVVLFLVAYGILSYFTKGDEPTISYTEFSRQVEAGNVTKIYAKGDTIEGELRTGQPIPGGGGDYTTFRTQRPEFAEDDLWQQLSQKGVTVTAEPVVVQRSLLTNLLLSLAPIVILVLLWVALARRLGPRLGGPLGRKAPPRPVELEPHRRTTFADVAGIDEVQGELDDVVDFLKNPQVYRAMGARMPGGVLLAGPPGTGKTLLARAVAGEAGVPFFSASASEFIEMIVGVGASRVRELFAEARKVAPAIVFIDEIDTIGRVRGGGASIGGHDEREQTLNQILTEMDGFTGSEGVVVIAATNRADVLDPALTRPGRFDRIVHVSPPDRAGREAILRIHTRDIPLAPSVDLVQVARTTPGMTGAELANLANEAALLAVKRRQGQVTQRDLSDALEKVQLGAERALVMPEGERRRTAYHESGHALLGMLQPGADPVRKVTIVPRGRALGVTLSTPDADKYAYTEEYLRGRIIGALGGMAAEHVVFGIITTGSENDLEQVTRLVRGMVGRWGMSERVGRFTAVSGDGQEPYGLTAAPATLDAVDHEMRRIAEECYESACRQLRENSDRLDALAEALLASETLDEEEAYRAAGIPRLKKDANGH; translated from the coding sequence GTGGCCAATTCCGTACCCCCGCGCGATCGCACCGACCAGCCCTGGCGATCGGAGGGGGCACCGCCACCCACGCCGCCGCGCAGGAAGCCCCCAGGTGGCTGGATCGGGCTTGTCGCGACCGCCGTGGTCCTCTTCCTCGTCGCCTACGGGATCCTGTCGTACTTCACCAAGGGCGACGAGCCGACGATCTCGTACACCGAGTTCAGCAGGCAGGTCGAGGCCGGTAACGTCACCAAGATCTACGCCAAGGGCGACACCATCGAGGGCGAGCTGAGGACCGGGCAGCCGATCCCCGGCGGCGGGGGCGACTACACCACCTTCCGGACTCAGCGGCCGGAGTTCGCGGAGGACGACCTCTGGCAGCAGCTGAGCCAGAAGGGCGTGACCGTCACGGCCGAACCGGTCGTCGTCCAGCGCAGCCTGCTGACCAACCTGCTGCTCTCCCTCGCGCCGATCGTGATCCTCGTGCTGCTCTGGGTCGCCCTTGCGAGACGCCTGGGGCCACGCCTCGGCGGCCCCCTGGGCCGCAAGGCGCCGCCCCGCCCCGTGGAGCTGGAACCCCACAGACGCACCACCTTCGCCGATGTGGCGGGCATCGACGAGGTCCAGGGCGAACTCGACGACGTCGTCGACTTCCTCAAGAACCCCCAGGTCTACCGGGCCATGGGGGCACGGATGCCCGGCGGCGTCCTGCTCGCCGGTCCGCCGGGAACGGGCAAGACGCTGCTCGCGCGGGCCGTGGCGGGCGAGGCCGGTGTGCCGTTCTTCTCCGCGTCCGCGTCGGAGTTCATCGAGATGATCGTGGGCGTCGGGGCCTCCCGGGTTCGCGAGCTCTTCGCCGAGGCCCGCAAGGTCGCCCCGGCCATCGTCTTCATCGACGAGATCGACACCATCGGTCGGGTGCGCGGCGGCGGCGCGAGCATCGGCGGCCACGACGAGCGCGAGCAGACCCTCAACCAGATTCTGACCGAGATGGACGGCTTCACCGGCTCCGAGGGCGTCGTGGTCATCGCCGCCACCAACCGTGCCGACGTCCTCGACCCGGCCCTCACCCGGCCCGGTCGCTTCGACCGGATCGTGCACGTCAGCCCGCCCGACCGGGCGGGCCGGGAGGCGATCCTCAGGATCCACACCCGGGACATCCCGCTCGCACCGAGCGTCGACCTGGTCCAGGTGGCCCGTACGACACCGGGCATGACCGGTGCCGAACTGGCCAATCTCGCCAACGAGGCCGCGCTGCTCGCGGTCAAGCGGCGGCAGGGCCAGGTGACCCAGCGCGACCTCTCCGACGCGCTGGAGAAGGTCCAGCTCGGCGCGGAGCGCGCGCTCGTGATGCCCGAGGGCGAGCGCCGCAGGACGGCGTACCACGAGAGCGGTCACGCCCTGCTCGGCATGCTCCAGCCGGGCGCCGACCCCGTACGCAAGGTCACGATCGTCCCGCGCGGCCGGGCGCTGGGCGTCACGCTCTCCACCCCGGACGCCGACAAGTACGCGTACACCGAGGAGTACCTGCGGGGAAGGATCATCGGGGCGCTCGGCGGCATGGCGGCGGAGCACGTCGTCTTCGGGATCATCACCACCGGGTCGGAGAACGACCTGGAGCAGGTCACCCGGCTGGTCAGGGGCATGGTCGGACGCTGGGGGATGAGCGAGCGCGTGGGACGCTTCACCGCCGTGTCGGGAGACGGGCAGGAGCCGTACGGGCTCACCGCCGCCCCGGCGACGCTGGACGCGGTCGACCACGAGATGCGCCGGATCGCCGAGGAGTGCTACGAGAGCGCCTGCCGGCAGCTCCGCGAGAACAGCGACCGGCTGGACGCGCTGGCCGAGGCACTGCTCGCCAGCGAGACGCTGGACGAGGAGGAGGCGTACCGGGCCGCCGGCATCCCCCGGCTCAAGAAGGACGCGAACGGCCACTGA
- the rimM gene encoding ribosome maturation factor RimM (Essential for efficient processing of 16S rRNA), whose translation MQLVVARIGRAHGIKGEVTVEVRTDEPELRLAPGAVLATEPASAGPLTIETGRVHSGRLLLRFEGVRDRNGAEALRNILLIAEVDPDAVPEEPDEYYDHQLMDLDVVLADGTEIGRITEISHLPSQDLLIVERPDGSEVMIPFVEEIVTEIDLAGQRAVIDPPPGLVDDRAEIASQRDADTEDGS comes from the coding sequence GTGCAGTTGGTAGTCGCACGGATCGGCCGCGCCCACGGCATCAAGGGCGAGGTCACCGTCGAGGTACGTACGGACGAGCCGGAACTGCGGCTCGCCCCCGGAGCCGTACTGGCCACCGAACCGGCCTCCGCGGGCCCGCTGACCATCGAGACGGGCCGGGTGCACAGCGGCCGGTTGCTGCTGCGCTTCGAGGGCGTCCGAGACCGCAACGGTGCCGAGGCGCTGCGCAACATCCTGCTGATCGCCGAGGTCGATCCGGACGCGGTGCCGGAGGAGCCCGACGAGTACTACGACCACCAGCTCATGGACCTGGACGTGGTGCTCGCGGACGGCACGGAGATCGGCCGGATCACGGAGATCTCCCATCTGCCGTCGCAGGACCTCCTCATCGTCGAGCGGCCCGACGGCAGCGAGGTCATGATCCCGTTCGTCGAGGAGATCGTCACCGAGATCGACCTCGCCGGACAGCGGGCCGTCATCGACCCGCCCCCCGGCCTCGTCGACGACCGCGCGGAGATCGCCTCGCAGCGGGACGCGGACACCGAGGACGGGTCCTGA
- the rplS gene encoding 50S ribosomal protein L19: protein MSHVLDAVNAASLRTDLPAFRPGDTVNVHVRVIEGNRSRIQQFKGVVIRRQGSGVSETFTVRKVSFSVGVERTFPVHSPIFEKIELVTRGDVRRAKLYYLRELRGKAAKIKEKREN, encoded by the coding sequence ATGTCGCACGTGCTCGACGCCGTCAATGCCGCCTCGCTGCGGACCGACCTCCCCGCCTTCCGTCCCGGTGACACCGTGAACGTCCACGTTCGCGTCATCGAGGGCAACCGCTCCCGTATCCAGCAGTTCAAGGGCGTCGTCATCCGCCGCCAGGGTTCGGGCGTCAGCGAGACCTTCACGGTCCGCAAGGTCTCCTTCTCCGTCGGCGTCGAGCGCACCTTCCCGGTGCACAGCCCGATCTTCGAGAAGATCGAGCTCGTCACCCGCGGTGACGTCCGCCGCGCCAAGCTCTACTACCTGCGTGAGCTGCGCGGCAAGGCCGCGAAGATCAAGGAGAAGCGCGAGAACTGA
- a CDS encoding [protein-PII] uridylyltransferase produces MTSVDLTTETEGSGPSGYAAARLRLLQEKTQPGPSRRASLARLTDDWLAALFAAAKEDTGVRGAALVAVGGYGRGELSPRSDLDLLLLHDGGAEPGALAALADRIWYPVWDLGLALDHSVRTPAEARRTAGEDIKVQLGLLDARAVAGDLGMVAGLRTAVLADWRNQAPKRLPELGELCRERAERQGELQFLLEPDLKEARGGLRDATALRAVAASWLADAPREGLAEARRTLLDTRDALHLTTGRATDRLALQEQEQVAEALGLLDADALLRQVYEAARTVSYAADVTWREVNRVLRARSARPRLRSIWGGRRPETERTPLAEGVVEMDGEAVIARSARPERDPVLPLRAAAAAAQSGVPLSLHAVRHLAAATKPLPVPWPAEAREELVTLLGAGEPTVAVWEALEAEGLITRLLPDWERVRCRPQRNPVHTWTVDRHLVEAAVRASALTRRVGRPDLLLVAALLHDIGKGWPGDHSVAGETIARDVATRIGFDKQDVAVIATLVRHHLLLIETATRRDLEDPATVRAVADVVGSPGTLELLHALTEADALATGPAAWSAWRGSLVADLVKRVAGVLAGESPEEPEPVAPSTEQERLAVEALRTGGPVLALHAAQAETQQPDGEPEPVGVELLIAVPDQPAVLPAVAGVLALHRLTVRAADLRAVELPHEVGPGTVLVLNWRVAAAYGSLPQAARLRSDLVRALDGSLDVAARLAERDAAYPRRRGVKAPPPRVTVAPAASRLATVIEVRAQDAPGLLHRIGHALESAAVSVRSARVSTLGANAVDAFYVTGPGGAPLPPEEAVDVARTLEAALRTA; encoded by the coding sequence ACTGGCTCGCGGCGCTGTTCGCCGCCGCCAAGGAGGACACCGGGGTGCGCGGGGCCGCCCTCGTCGCCGTCGGCGGGTACGGGCGCGGCGAGCTCTCGCCGCGGAGCGACCTCGACCTCCTGCTGCTGCACGACGGCGGCGCCGAACCGGGCGCGCTCGCCGCGCTCGCCGACCGGATCTGGTATCCGGTGTGGGATCTCGGGCTGGCGCTCGACCACTCGGTCCGGACCCCCGCCGAGGCCCGCCGCACCGCGGGCGAGGACATCAAGGTGCAGCTGGGGCTGCTCGACGCCCGCGCCGTCGCCGGCGACCTCGGTATGGTCGCCGGGCTGCGCACGGCCGTCCTCGCCGACTGGCGCAACCAGGCGCCGAAGCGGCTTCCCGAACTCGGCGAGCTCTGCCGCGAACGCGCCGAACGCCAGGGCGAGCTGCAGTTCCTGCTGGAGCCCGACCTCAAGGAGGCCCGGGGCGGGCTGCGCGACGCCACCGCCCTGCGCGCGGTCGCCGCGTCCTGGCTGGCCGACGCCCCCCGCGAGGGCCTGGCCGAGGCCCGCCGTACCCTCCTCGACACCCGCGACGCGCTCCATCTCACCACCGGACGGGCCACCGACCGGCTCGCCCTCCAGGAGCAGGAGCAGGTGGCGGAGGCGCTCGGGTTGCTGGACGCCGACGCGCTGCTGCGCCAGGTGTACGAGGCCGCGCGGACCGTCTCCTACGCCGCCGACGTCACCTGGCGCGAGGTCAACCGGGTGCTCAGGGCCCGGTCCGCGCGCCCCCGGCTGCGGAGCATCTGGGGCGGTCGCCGCCCCGAGACCGAGCGCACCCCTCTGGCCGAGGGCGTCGTCGAGATGGACGGCGAGGCCGTCATCGCCCGCTCCGCCAGGCCGGAGCGGGACCCGGTGCTGCCGCTGCGCGCGGCGGCGGCAGCGGCCCAGTCCGGCGTGCCGCTCTCCCTCCACGCCGTACGCCATCTGGCCGCCGCCACCAAGCCGCTCCCCGTGCCCTGGCCCGCCGAGGCACGGGAGGAACTCGTCACCCTGCTCGGTGCGGGCGAACCGACCGTCGCCGTGTGGGAGGCGCTGGAGGCCGAGGGCCTGATCACCCGGCTGCTGCCCGACTGGGAACGGGTCCGCTGCAGGCCCCAGCGCAACCCCGTCCACACCTGGACCGTCGACCGCCACCTCGTCGAGGCCGCCGTCCGCGCCTCCGCGCTCACCCGCCGCGTCGGCCGCCCCGACCTGCTCCTCGTCGCGGCCCTGCTCCACGACATCGGCAAGGGCTGGCCCGGCGACCACTCGGTGGCCGGCGAGACCATCGCGCGCGACGTCGCCACCCGCATCGGCTTCGACAAGCAGGACGTGGCCGTGATCGCCACCCTGGTGCGCCACCATCTGCTGCTCATCGAGACCGCCACCCGCCGTGATCTGGAGGACCCGGCGACCGTGCGGGCGGTCGCGGACGTCGTCGGCTCGCCCGGCACTCTGGAGCTGCTGCACGCCCTCACCGAGGCCGACGCCCTCGCGACCGGGCCGGCGGCCTGGTCGGCCTGGCGGGGATCACTCGTCGCCGACCTGGTCAAGCGGGTCGCGGGCGTACTCGCGGGGGAGAGCCCCGAGGAACCGGAGCCGGTAGCTCCGAGCACCGAGCAGGAGCGGCTCGCCGTCGAGGCGCTGCGCACCGGCGGTCCGGTCCTGGCCCTGCACGCCGCCCAGGCCGAGACCCAGCAGCCGGACGGCGAACCCGAGCCCGTCGGTGTGGAGCTCCTCATCGCCGTGCCCGACCAGCCCGCGGTGCTGCCCGCCGTCGCCGGCGTTCTCGCCCTGCACCGGCTCACCGTCCGCGCCGCGGACCTTCGGGCCGTCGAGCTCCCCCACGAGGTGGGCCCCGGGACCGTCCTGGTGCTGAACTGGCGGGTCGCCGCAGCCTACGGATCGCTCCCGCAGGCCGCCCGGCTGCGCTCCGATCTCGTGCGGGCCCTCGACGGATCCCTGGACGTGGCCGCCCGGCTCGCCGAGCGGGACGCCGCGTATCCGCGCCGGCGCGGGGTGAAGGCCCCGCCGCCGAGGGTCACCGTCGCCCCGGCGGCCTCCCGGCTTGCCACGGTCATCGAGGTGCGCGCGCAGGACGCCCCGGGGCTGCTGCACCGGATCGGCCACGCCCTGGAGTCGGCGGCGGTCAGCGTGCGCAGCGCTCGGGTCTCGACCCTCGGCGCGAACGCCGTGGACGCGTTCTACGTCACAGGTCCCGGGGGAGCCCCGCTGCCGCCCGAGGAGGCCGTGGACGTGGCGCGGACGCTGGAGGCCGCGCTGCGGACCGCGTGA
- a CDS encoding RNA-binding protein — protein sequence MLEEALEHLVKGIVDNPEDVQVASRNLRRGRVLEVRVHPDDLGKVIGRNGRTARALRTVVGAIGGRGIRVDLVDVDQVR from the coding sequence ATGCTCGAGGAGGCTCTCGAGCACCTCGTGAAGGGCATCGTCGACAACCCCGAGGACGTGCAGGTCGCCTCACGCAATCTGCGTCGCGGCCGGGTGCTCGAGGTCCGGGTCCACCCCGACGATCTCGGTAAGGTGATCGGCCGCAACGGCCGCACCGCGCGCGCCCTGCGCACCGTCGTGGGCGCCATCGGCGGCCGTGGTATCCGTGTCGACCTCGTCGACGTGGACCAGGTCCGCTGA